In the Pseudoliparis swirei isolate HS2019 ecotype Mariana Trench chromosome 21, NWPU_hadal_v1, whole genome shotgun sequence genome, one interval contains:
- the LOC130212210 gene encoding serine protease FAM111A-like has protein sequence MSKKKQKKSGDTIAEKTTVPIKEEHGGDSTREHLHQFTVKFPPDNKEYTMTCDQPGTVLRALQSSDRYKELMFEDEKLVIQLGKADGEIIIATHFPCCCISEDESLLITCETKPVEEAQHQPNTMVDSSDECSVFYIDTVGGLNTKTKPLFLNSALKKFKYLCVYGEKGMTVQDALQRDGRFIDLLDNFKLSDNKNPERLTECSQIVDKLNGKTFKICLLKRKRDKTKGASDSHRRDKSDARVRASKSNGDTTAVLAVLKQRATSVAEVLANRDNSVNVDEVYEKLRNQFPDLKKLMDSRFPGDSYQRALELRKEDFVKIQKSFSEVHRVRQLVKLGESVCKVVVKGFGEGTGFVLFDNFILTNAHLFKDCVEEGRLKSETKVYALFNYEEPEPHIKYICYPVNVTLCRYDPDELDYAILEIDPEGQDPMPTQQIKVPPGLLKVFGPMPSDGEACIVGHPAGSVKQMDPTIIIEKEQRQQAVDDQLSPYKDTLFTLMSITHVLGEKGINKVMMGGKLVDKVVTYNTFMYHGASGSPVFDARCRVFGLHTAGFVFFEFPTQSVLELAQPLLTIFKDFVRWLKEHREDDMLQRVKEAAEENSYLQEVLNAIDTESPTFRDEPME, from the exons ATGtctaaaaaaaagcaaaagaaaagCGGCGACACCATCGCGGAGAAGACT ACTGTTCCAATAAAGGAGGAGCATGGCGGCGACTCCACG agggAACATTTACATCAATTCACGGTGAAGTTCCCTCCTGACAACAAAGAATACACCATGACCTGTGATCAGCCTGGCACCGTGCTGAGGGCGCTGCAATCAAGTGATAGATACAAGGAGCTCATGTTTGAAGATGAAAAGCTTGTGATCCAGTTGGGTAAAGCGGATGGGGAGATTATTATTGCGACACATTTCCCTTGTTGTTGTATCAGTGAAGACGAATCTCTCCTCATAACATGTGAAACAAAACCGGTTGAAGAGGCCCAACACCAACCAAACACAATGGTGGATTCAAGTGACGAGTGTTCTGTCTTCTACATTGATACAGTTGGGGGACTAAACACCAAAACAAAGCCGCTTTTCTTAAACAGCGCTCTCAAAAAGTTCAAGTACCTGTGTGTCTATGGGGAGAAGGGGATGACCGTGCAAGACGCTCTGCAAAGAGACGGTCGCTTCATTGATTTACTCGACAACTTCAAACTGTCTGATAATAAGAATCCAGAACGTCTCACCGAATGCTCTCAAATAGTTGACAAGCTAAATGGAAAAACGTTTAAGATATGTCTTCTAAAACGCAAACGGGACAAAACCAAGGGAGCATCAGATTCACACCGGAGGGACAAGAGTGACGCTCGTGTTCGTGCATCAAAGAGTAACGGTGACACAACCGCTGTGCTGGCTGTACTGAAGCAGAGAGCAACCAGCGTCGCAGAAGTATTGGCCAACAGAGACAACAGCGTCAACGTTGATGAGGTTTATGAAAAGCTGCGTAATCAGTTCCCAGATCTGAAAAAGCTGATGGATAGTAGATTCCCCGGTGATTCTTATCAGAGAGCACTGGAGCTGAGGAAGGAAGACTTTGTGAAGATCCAGAAGTCCTTCAGTGAAGTGCACAGAGTCAGGCAGCTGGTTAAACTCGGAGAATCAGTTTGCAAAGTGGTTGTTAAAGGATTTGGTGAGGGAACGGGTTTTGTGCTGTTTGACAACTTCATCCTGACTAACGCACACCTTTTCAAAGATTGTGTGGAAGAAGGAAGGCTGAAGAGCGAGACAAAGGTGTATGCTCTATTTAACTATGAGGAGCCTGAGCCGCACATAAAGTACATCTGCTATCCAGTGAATGTAACCTTGTGTCGCTACGACCCGGATGAGCTTGACTATGCCATACTTGAGATCGATCCTGAGGGCCAGGACCCAATGCCAACTCAGCAGATCAAGGTGCCACCAGGGCTCCTGAAGGTCTTTGGTCCAATGCCGTCGGACGGGGAAGCCTGTATTGTTGGTCACCCGGCAGGAAGTGTGAAACAAATGGATCCAACAATTATCATTGAGAaagagcagcggcagcaggcTGTCGATGATCAACTATCTCCATACAAAGACACTCTTTTCACTCTTATGTCAATCACTCACGTTTTAGGAGAGAAAGGCATCAACAAAGTAATGATGGGCGGAAAGCTAGTGGACAAAGTGGTGACGTACAACACGTTCATGTACCACGGAGCTTCTGGCTCTCCGGTGTTTGACGCTCGTTGTCGAGTGTTTGGTTTGCACACCGCAGGATTTGTTTTCTTTGAGTTCCCGACACAGAGTGTGTTAGAGTTAGCCCAACCTCTGCTGACCATATTTAAAGACTTTGTGAGGTGGCTGAAGGAACACAGAGAGGACGATATGTTGCAGAGAGTGAAGGAGGCAGCAGAGGAAAACTCATACTTACAGGAAGTACTCAACGCAATAGACACAGAAAGCCCGACTTTCAGAGACGAGCCAATGGAATAG